Within the Takifugu rubripes chromosome 8, fTakRub1.2, whole genome shotgun sequence genome, the region CATGAGGTGGAGAAACTGAAGAAACAGCAGGGGAGCTCACACCTCTTCATCTGAGCTTGTGAATTAGACAGCAGCCTTTCTCTGCAGGTCTCTAGCCTTGCCCTCTGCCCTGCTGCTATTTCCTGCATTGGATATAATTATCTCTGCTCCGGGAGTCCGAAAGGATTACGGTGTGGAATGTGTGACATCAAGACGAGGAGGTTTTAGCTCAATCTGCCACTGCTGTAAAGGTGCGACGCTCCAACGTTAATAACTGCTAATCACAGCGGGAAGTCAAGCTGCGGTAAACAATCCCCCGGCCCCCAGGGAGCGCCACTGGACTCCAGACTGCACTGGGAATGTGCAAAGCAAAGGATGAAAAGTTGGGAAAACGGGAAGCAGTTTGGCCCAGCTGAATCTTTCATTTTCATATGAACTTGCTCACATTTAAACTTAGAAGCCAGGCGTGTCGCCTTCTGAATGTTAGCAACATGTTAGCTCTCAGGAGCCACTGGATATTTGCCTCCATCTAAATGCAAGCTTCCTCACTGGCGAAAACCTTTTTTCGCAAGCTCAGACCTgtgatttttaaattaaaaccagTTAAGATTCAAAATTTGCCGGCAGGTATGTGCGATACTTCAATGGCCTTCTGTCGGGGCACATCAAAATCAACAACAAACCTCTCTTCCTGCACCACGTCATCATGCACGGTATCCCCAACTTTGAGTCTAAAGGAGGTGAGCACCCGCCAGATGAACCGGAGCACATTGTTCTGGCAGGATTGTGAATAGGTTGTCTTGGTTGCACAGGCTGCCGCCCTTTCCTGAAGATCTACCAAGCGATGCAGCCAGTCTACACGTCAGGGATATAGTAAGAAAACGTTTATTCCATCATCTATCTGTGTTTTAGTTAGGAGACAAGGATGTTAGCCTACGCTAACACTTTATCGCTGTGATTCTTTTAGCAACGTGCAGGGAGACAGTAACACTAGTATCTGCATCACCATCGAACCAGGCCTCCTCCTGAAGGGAGACATCCTGGTAAGTTTTCCCGAGTGGGCGGGCGAACGGCTTGAGCTTTGTACTGACCTGACATCTCGCCGTAGCTGAAGTGTTACCACAAACGATACAGAGGCCCGACCAGAGACGTAGTGTTCCGGGTGCAGTTCCACACCTGTGCCATCCACGACCTTGGCGTGGTGTTCGGGAAGAGCGAACTGGACGAGACCTTCAAAGGTAATGGCTTTGCGGAGCTTTTAACATTAAAGTAACAAATAAACATAACTATTATTTGACCTGCTGCTCATTATTAATCATTTCATCCTCCTCGTCTGTGCAGACGACAGGTTTCCTGAATACGGGAAAGTGGAGTTTGTTTTCTCCTATGCACCAGAAAAAATTAGAGGTAGCTTTTATAATAGCACTGTTCCACATGGAAGCGAATGGTGGTGTCAGTAAGAGACTTCATTACCCATAATCCCCTCTGGTCCTCAGGCTTAGACCACCTGGAGAACGGCCCCAGTGTTTCCGTGGACTACAACACCCAGGAAAACCTGATTCGCTGTGATTCATATGACAACTTTAGCCAGCGCTCTGAAGATGCCGTGGATGGAGAGCGTGGTACggcccagcacacacacatttgtatttttgtatgtttgtgaGGACTCATCACCATGGTTGTTGGTTGAGGCCCTCCCAAAGTGGCATGTATGCACacaagtttgtgtttttattttcgaGAACTCTCATCAATATTGGTAGATGTAGCCTGtaggagaacacacacatccatacacacacatacacacacacacacacacacacacacacacacacacacacacataaaaacacgtaaaataaaataacactgtTTTAATTGCCTACAATGTTGCTTTTACCACGAAATCAGGAGGAAATTCAATTAGAGATCAGCAATAAagtttaaaattattattactTGTTAGAACAATGTTTTATTATAGCTGATAAGCAACATTTCTGAATGATTACAGCCTTTTATTTACTTTACTGGCCAAATTCTTACACTATTATTTAATACTGTGTGAGTTTTCAGTGCCCCCCCCTTCTGCCTGTCATTTACAACTTTAAATAGCTGTTGCAGAAATAGGGGGCGTCAGTCGCCGCacagctgaccccccccccccctccccggagGAGGAGGTTGTAACCTGAGATACCTTCATTCTCAGAGCCCCGAAAGCTTTCAAGTGCACGTCCGCCTGCTCCAATGTTTTGCTTCTGTTGCACCAGGAATTCAAATGACGAACTCTTCATGTTGCTTTTATGAAATTGCAGCTCCTGTAATCGCTTGGCGACAGCAGGGTTGCCATGAATTGTTGTGTTGCCTGAGACGTGAACAGCTAGCAGTGTTCTCAGCACTCAGCTGAGCAGGAAAACCATCCCCGCCGGTTTATTCCTTCCTCTAATTGCAGCCGTCACTCTGAGCTGCAACTGAGGgacttttcacttgttttggaGACCAAACTGAAAATTTTCTGTCAACATCAGATTAATTACGACGGCATAAAATTCTGGGAAAACGATTCAGAAAGGCAGAGAATGTTAATTAGGCAGCAAATACATGTGTGAGATTGCTAATGCAGCGAGCCGCCGCCACATGAAAGACACTGATATGCTCCCAGAGAGAAACTCCTATTTTTACTCTCCACAGTTCAGGGGCGACAGTTCAGCCCACGACTGCAGACTTGTTTATGTGTCCAGGTGCGAAACGCTCGTTTCATCCTTTGGGGATGGCCGACTCATCCCGGCGCCGTTTCTAACAAAGACTGGAAAACTTGGCATTCTGTTCTCAAAGACTTGGTGAAAGATGGCTGTCTGTAAAGGCTTGGCAGGATTAGGGGCTCCAAATGTGAtgccctggactgcagagagcATTTAGGAACAGTCACTCAGCTTGAGGGCATTCAATAATTAGACGGTTTCCTTTATATAAGCAAATAACGTGCTTATGTATGCGCAACTTCTCATGAGGCAATATTTCATCCGTGGAGTTGTTCTTTTTCTTATAGCCCCCACAGAGTGGATGCATCCACCCAGCCAGAGGTCAAACCAGTCAGAGGCCACTCGTTTCCGTGTCAGTCCTTGGCAAAATACCCTCCAGGGCTGTTATCCAAAATGTGATAAAATGCCACCAGGGGTACCTTTGGATTGAAGAACTGGTCTCTAAGGAGTATTTCCACTCGACAACATTTGAAGAGTAGCTTCTTAGGAATGTTTTTTGATGGATAAGATGTGATAAAAATGCCCTATACATTCACTTTCAAGAGATAACACCTCAGGAAAGTGCCTGATAAGATGTGTTAAGGAGTCTAGTGTAGTATAGGATGTTGGTTTAGGCTAAATAATAGTGAGCTGTAGGGTTTTTAGGCACATGATACTGTCTAATACAGTAGCCTCTCAGTTCCCTTTACATAAAGAGCCTTTTTAAATTCATAGGAAATATTCAGCTGTGTGACGGTAAtaaatttgtttaaaatgtagtgTTGTAGTGTGTCGTCGTTTTACGTGCAGTTGATTTGTGCGTCTGGTGTACAGTGACGCGGCAGCTCATTCCTCCGTGTTTACCGTCCTCCTCTCATATTTGGTTGGGGCTGAGCCCTGAAACATGTCTGGAGTCggcagagacagagatagagagaggggcCCCAGAGGAGGGCCACACGCAGAGAGCAGCAGACTTCTGTGTCGAACAAGGAAGGTTCGGTTTGTGTTCAGCTGCAGATATACATACTTGACTGTGAGGGAGACCTTGAAATCCCGACTAACTACTTTCTTTGGGAGTTTGTCACTCCCGTTGGCCATTAACGAGGACTAATGTTCAAAGTTATTTGATAAAACAATAAAGTGTATTAATTTGGATACTGGGCAGTCAAATCACTGCAGCATTAGCTAGCTGAAATGTCATCCCGTGACTGACGAGCATTTTGTATCCATTTGGTTCATGGACAAAAGAGTCcgtttgtctgtttgttgcgTTACCGTGGCAACATCATTGCGCCCTGTGTGTTTGGCACCTGGCCTGCATAAAATGAGTCATGGAACGGGCGATTTCTGTGTGGAACACTTTATGAGCAGGCTACAATTTGGGTACACCAAAACTATGCGGGGCCTCCAGTTGGTAGTTTTATGTGAAATCCAGAGACGCGGACACAAGACATCCAGTGTCAGTCTGTGCCTAATGTGTTGCACAGTTGAATTACATAATCGTGCGGCTTAGCGAGTCAAATAACACTGTTCGGTTTTCACGGCAACGGCTGCGTGCTGCGCTGTGACGAGACTTTGAAATGTCGAAGGTCCAAAGCGTCGTTTCCAGGTTGAGAAAAGCTCCCCGTGTGCCTCACAAGAGGGCTTCTACTTAGACGTCCTGCTGACAGCACAGTGAGCTGTTGCAGCAGGTTTAGATCTGAGCCCTGGAGACCCCGCTGAGCCGGTACTCATCTTCTAATGTCTCCTTCTCCTACCATCCTCCAGCTTGGTCTCCCgctctgttttcctctgttcCCGCCTCCTTTATTCAGTACTTCAGGGTTACTGACTGTTTTATATAAGGTTAAATGTTTTTGGCAGGAAACCATGTTGACGGCTGGCCGACTGTGATTTTCATGGCAGCTAAAAGTTGTCATTTCAAAGACAGATGCACAGAAAACAGACCCACCAGGCAGGAGACACCAGGCGTGCAGAGGAGGGTGTGGCGGACAAGCCAGCAAATCATCCTGATGTGATCCCATCTCTCATCAAAGAGACGAGGAcagttttatttctgtccttATGCAAAAATGTTCATCCGAGCCCCACCCTAATCCACTTTAACCCAATCAAAAGTGTTGGTTTTTTTGAGAGCACGCCTTCTCTAACCAGGGTGAGGTTACCAGATTTAAACCTTCTCTTCACGCTTTTAGGACTTTGTTTTGTACGTTTCCATTTTCTGCCTGGGAAGTCAGATAACCCATCTGGTTTGTTGCTCTTGAGGACTGGTTTTCTGCCTGAGAGCACAGTCCTGCAAGGACTGCAATTTTCTGGACATGTCTGACTCCTGCTGGTGTTGGACCCACTGGAGGAATGACCCCTGTTCCCGTTTCCCAGGCCCCAGGGGTGACTCCCCAGACACAGTGTGCTGCACGTCAGCAAGATTCTCCCAGGGATGCTactctgttcctgagttctTTCATTCAGACGCCCTAACTCTTCACCAGTTTCTGTAGATGGGGGCTCAGAGTCTGAATGGATAGTGAGAGGTGTGTTTGAAATCCACCTGATGCTACACAAGGATTCATCCAGTCTGTAGAAAGACATATTGCTCCTCCTGTTGTGCACCTGTTGAGTTTATCACTTCTGAATCATACGAGCTACCGTGGTCCAGAGCTCCGTGATCCGAGCTGACAAATTCCTGCTGTCTAAATGGAAAAGAGTCAGATGCAGCCTGACAACCGACAGCCCGAGTCTCATCGTATGACAGACAAGGTAGGAATGAGTGACATCATCCCGAAAGCAGTCTTGGGGACAGACGCTTATACAGTCACGTTACCTCAATCGGTGACAGCTGGACGGTGGATGACGGATGTGCTCACAGGCAGACACGGCAAATATAAAACCCTGACAGTTTTCCTTGTGCCGGTCACTGATACACTCATCACGATTCTTTCACAGATATTCCAAATGTCCCTCTTTAAACTAGCTCCTCTTCAGTTTTATCAGGTTAGAACGTCCACCCAAGCATAATTTTCCAGCCCTTCCTATTAGTCTCAGGCACCCAGAGGTCTTTAGGAGGAATCAGTCAATACTTGTCACCACCCGTTGGCATGCATGCAGCCATTTTCACGATGATATGAAAGCTGTGAAGGTGAAAGTCGCATCCTGCTGCGAGACGCTCAACGGCTCCTTGACAGCACCCTGCCTGCTGTCACGGGTTGCCTTGTGATGAAGGCCCCTCCTCAAGTCGCTGGACTTCAGAGCTTTAAAAGTTGGAGTGGCAGGTTGATAAATTAACCTTCAACACAGGTGGGAAAAGATTCATCttaagatgatgatggtgaaggaagCCAAGTGGAAAATCGTTTTCATGTTAGAAAAAAGTCAAATATCTTTCGCCATGTCTTTAAATTGGAATTAAAGTTAATTAGCAAGACTGACCCCCTGCAGAGCAAACAAAAGTACCCACAATATAGTCTGAATCATCCAGATTTATCAGTGTTTTTCTGTGCTGGTTCTCACTGTTAAGCTTATGCTACGCTCTTTGACTGCCCCATTTGTTTCATCCTTTATGAGCGTGAAAGGACGAATCATTCTTTCCAGAGGTCCTGGGTTTAAGGTGTACCTGCCCAGTTCTCTGTAAACCTGCAGACCACAGACCAGAGACAAATACCCAGTCTAGACAGGTCAGATTTTGACATTGGTTTAAAGCAAAACAAGGTTTCTTCCCCATCTTGACCTTTCTTAAAACCTTAAACACCAATTAAGTTGCTAAGTTGATATTTTTTAGGGAAGATTGTGATGTGTTCTAATGCTGGTCCTCCCGTTGTGGATTTTACTGAATATGTATGAGGTTGCGGTTTTGAAGTGTGACTGCGGTGAATAGCGCTTGTTTACTACAGTGGGAAACAAGTTGTGAAATGTATTTATGTGGGTCACACTTCTGCAAATCCAGAGATCTAATTTGAGGTCTGATGTAAGTGTTTACTGAAACCAACGTTGTTCCCTCCAGCTCCTGAGAGTCAGCAGCATGAAGGTGGATCTGCCTTATATCATAGTTGAGACAGGAGATTGTTCGGAATGGAACTGAGTCTCTTTCAAGGGCACcttttctaaagaaaaaaaagccacgTGATTCTTGCGGCTGATGGACAAGGCTGTGACTGCGGCCCTCATTTGAGTTCCTGTCATGCCGTGTTTGCGTGGCACTTCCCATGTTTATGGAGGACACCTGTCTTCCGcttttggagggaaaaaaaatagcagCGGAGGCGGTTAAGGGGGTGACACTCACCCCGGAAACATTCACACTTGGCCGTTGAGTTGTCTCACTCAGCTGACGTCAGTGCAGCTACTTCATCTCGCTGGCACGCACGTAACTTGAAAACATGTCAGCGGCATCACAGCCAACCAAAAAGTGGTGCAGTTTGCTGAACAAAAATAGATTTACAGACGCGAGCTCTGCTGAAGAACATCTGTGCTTTATATGTGTCACACTGTTCACGAGTCCTGGTGAACTGATCAATGCTGCAACGCCAGCAATTTCACATTAAATCAGTGAACAGTCACAGATCAGCAAGCAGGGGTGAGGCGAAGGGGATCCcctctgatgacatcagcagGTGGCAGATGGTGTGGGAGTTGTAGTTTATTTCAGAcagctgggtggtggtggtggcggtagAGTCCCTCCCCCACTGACGGGGGGAGAGCTCATCCCGGAACGCCAGCTCACCCCTTTAGGCAGCACTGTGGTACGGCCCCACCTCTCCTCATACAGCATATGTTGGGTGATGAGAGGACACGAGAGCAAGAGTCCAGACGTAGATATTTCAGTCTCTGAGAGGCAACTGAAGGACTTTGTAAACTGGGATTTAGCTTCGTTTTTAGATTAAACAAACTGACTGAAGGGGAGGAATTCTTCATTGCTTCAGTTGTGAATGAGAATTAAACTGTTGACTGACTCCAGGTAAGCATGGCTTTCAAATGATGGAGGGATTAAGATCTGAAGCAACATTTTCATCCAGATTAATTGAGACCACCTCTGTATCCAGCTCCGTAACCTGCTTTACAACTTGATTTTAGCCCTTTCGTTGTTGCATGAGAGCTGTCGCTGAAAGTGAGGTAGCAGCAGTCAACATATGAACCATGTGTGTGTCATATGTCACTGAGCAAATGTGTGTGCTGGACGTGGGAAGCCTGTggcagtgtgtgtttttcctctggtAAGCTTTCAACAATGCCTTCCACAAAATGAGCGATGGCACGTGCGATTGTTGTCTTGGGAGCATCTAAGTTGGTGTTTACTGTTGCAGGACGTGTTGCCATCATATAATTACACTGACAACTCTCGCTATGCcatgtttgttgttggtttaaatGTATGCTTTTAAGGTCCAGCCTTTTTCATCCAGGTTTGCGTTCTTGCTGAAATTCACAGACTGGTTTTAAAGCTCTCATCAACAACATTTACTCTGTGTTCCTTGGAAGAACATCCAGACCAGAAGAATTTGGGTTTGGGTTGAGGTTCAGTTCGGCTTCACATGCCATTTCGGATTtgaacccccccttcccccccaaaaacacaaaaatcataAAATTTTGCCTGGATGGTTTCTATAAATACATATGTTACTCATTGCTGTGGAAAATAATATCTTGTGGTATCCCAAAATTGTGTAACATACTGGCATGGTTTGACTTCACCAGAGTGATTTAGCAGCTAGAAACCAATTTCAGCTCAACATCCTGTCCCGTAGCCCAGTTCAGTTCTGGGTGTTCTGACTGGCCTTGACTCACAGGCCTGCTCATTCTTTGCGTGAGACAGGAACCACCCTGGGTCGCGTCACACCGTGTGGGCATGGACTTGCGCAACGTGACATAGGCTGTAGACCTACAAAATAGTTATAAATAGCACTTGGTTGCTAGAGGCTGTGCCTAATGCTACACCTCACTTTCAGAGTAAAATGGGTGGGTGTGTTTTTGGTATCCCAGTTCAGTTCAAATGTTAAAGCAAAACAGATTAAATTTCACATGGGTGAAGCCAACCAGATCCTGCACtgatcattttgttttgtttgtgtggtttttttccAGAGGTCATTCACACTCAAGGTCCACTTGATGGAAGCCTTTATGCCCGGGTCTGTAAGAAAGACTCCCTGGAGGGAGTTGTCGCCATCAACGGTAATCCAGTCCATGAAAATTCCTTAGCCAGCACAGAGAACCAGTTACAACACACAAGCTCCTTGCTTCAAACCGCCGAACAGACCCTTCCTGTGATTGGCCAcgcttctcttcctgctgttgaCCACACACTCTCTGTGAGCAGTGACTCGGGCAACTCCACTGCATCCATTAAAACTGATCGTACCGACGAGCACAGCCAGCCAGTGCACAGCACTGTCAACCACAACAATCCGGCAGTTCCCCACCCGACACTTAGTCCCCAGGAGAAAAAAGAGCTTGATCAGCTCCTTAGTGGCCTCGAAGCACCGACTCTTCAACGACAAGCCTACCTGGCTACATCCACCAGTCCGGGAGGCGGTGTCCGACACCTGGTCCCAGCACAAGTGCACGTTAACGGAGGCCACCCAAGGCTAGTTCCTGTCCCCTCAACGGAAGAGCGTGAGACGGACATTCTTGACGACGAGCTGCCAAATAGCCAAGAGGGAAACAGTGTGGACAGCCTGGGTACACTGTCATCCTTAGAGGGTCAAGCAACCCCAGGGGATCTCTATTACCAACAAGAGAAGTCCGTCAGCAGACAAAACGACGGGCCATATCTTGAGAGAGGCGTTtgtcgggaaaaaaaaaacgagatGCCCATGCATGGAGTTCATACTCCGATGATGCAGGAAAGACCTGTGGACTCTGTATCCCCACAAGGGGGATATAACAAATACCAGAACGGTGGTGGGATGTACCACTCTGAATCCTATGGGATTCCACCTGCCAGCAGCCCGGAGGGAAACCCTAAACTGATGCCCAGGGCCCCAGAGAGAAGCACAAGTAGCCGGGAGGCTGTTCAAAGGGGCCTCAATGCCTGGCACCAGTATAGCCTCCCAGATGATCCATTTGGACCTCCCCTGCAGTCAACCCATAGCATGCCACAGTTCCCCACAGCAGCCTCACAGCGGGACATAGAGCAGTCCATCGAGGCACTGAATATGCTCATGCTTGACCTGGACCCCATTAACTCTCACATGTCCAAGTCCCATAGTGCACCCTCCGGGGAGAACATCCTGAATTCATCCCAGGCACCCTTCTCCCAGACCCTCTCCAGACCCTCATACCAAGGAGACTCCGCCATCCACAGATACAATAACTCTGAATCTGTCAACAATCCCTCCCATCAGCCCATATGGTCAGCTGGAAGAGTGTCAGCAGTGCCTAACCAGAGCCCTATTATGGATTCTCAAGCACATTTGCCCCAGAGATCCAGCTCGAGCTGTCAACACCAGAaaaccaccccaacacacaccccAGAGCCCAATCTCCATGCACGACAAGGAGCCATCCATTACCCCATTGATCCCTCCTTTAATTTCAACCAGCATCTCCCAGTTAGGCCTGCAAACACTTTCCCAGGTGTTTCCCCCTCCCCAGACCTGCAGGGTTCGTCTCCATACCAGGGCTTCAGTGCCTCTTCCTCACCCCTTCCTGCGCTCACTCCACAGCCAAAGAACACATCGTCTTCATCCCTGCCTCAAGAACAAGATGTTGAGGAAGAGGCGCTGAACTTGGAAGGTCTGGTGGCTCATCGCATTGCCGGTATGATTTATATTGTTATAATGTTGCAACGTAATACAGGTGTTTTAAGTTTGTTTTACAGTGCTCTTTAACTGTTCACCAGTCAAATATGCAAACAGCACTCTCGGGGTTCGTTCTGTAAAATCTGGCTCCAGCTGGGagcaggccctgagcaccaggcTGCACGTGAGCCGCGTGGCTTCCAGTGGTCTTTACCACTGATTAGTCACTGGGGGTTGCAGCGGAGTCTGACCCGGTGCTGTAAATTTAgctgtgctgcagagctgctgggtgTGGAGATGGAATGAAAGTAAGAATAGCTGCGCATCCAGGAGCTCAAGCTTCCAGGGATTTTCTGCATTCTTGGTTACCTTTATGGGAAATGGTCTTTAGGGTCTGAGGCTCCCCCAGTGGTGCAGTTGTGAACTGCATTCACTTTTAGATGAGGCAACTTGTTTTTAACATTCTAAGAAGTTTAAAACATCTCATTTCACATTTTTTGAATCAATTTCATTCGAgacatttttttctgatttttcttctcctttttctgttcAATCTATCTCCCCCACTGTGTGGATGACTTCCCCTCCCTCTAAAAAACATTGCTTTCTTCTCGGCACTGCTCTCATCTTCTTCCCCTACttgcctcctccatctcctgacCTCCACTCACCACCCTGACCTCCCTCTCTCGGAAAACAGAGTACAACGCTCGTATCCGGGGCATCAGCGAAAGCATGACACCGCAACAATCTGACCGTCACCGCTCCTATTCCTTCTCTGGTTTGTCCACTTTGCCTCGCTTTTATGTTCCgacatatattttattttaaaaatactttCCATTAATTTTTACCTCCATGAATTTTCATCATTTCTGCTATCTTTTCATTTCCACTGCTCCCCTTTCCCTTCTCTCTTGTTTTCTCGCTGACGACAGGTTGAGGTTATGCTCGCGCTACATTTAAGGATTATTTTTTCCCAAACTTCCGACTGCTAGTCCTTTTCTGTGTTGCATCCTCTGAAGTATGTCTGCTCTTAAACTTCTGATGGTCGATCTTGTTCTTATGAATATTTCCGCGTGGTTCAGGCGTTCGCTCCAGAGGAATGACCCCAGAAGTGACACAGGACAGCGGTCGACGTAGGACCACCAGTGAGGGACAGTACCAGAGCAGCCACGACAGCACACCAATGGTTGATTCACCGGACTTTGCCCACAGTTTGACCCTCAACCCTGGAGGCAGACCCAGAGAGGTCAGCCTTGTTACAGTGCTCTAAATGTGTTGACTAAACCGAGTAGAAAATTCAACCCATGTGATAACTGCACACGTCAATGTTCAAagccaaaaaataaaataactacaGTGTGTGAAAATAATGGAGGCCAGTTATCGTGCTGATTGGTTCATGTTGTGGTGGActcatttttttcttcaggGCCAGATTCACAGCTAcagggaggtgttggaggaCAGCGAGGTGGACCTTGTCATGCACAGTCCCACCTTCAGAGGCGGTGGTGAGAATTCCCCTCAGACCCCCAAGTTCCCTGTGTCACCACAGACTCCTTACTTTAACATGTGTAGGTTGACTCAAATTCTCAACACTGAAGTCTTCTGatttgtgtctttattttctaCTACATCATAAAAGCCATGAACAAACCAAAGCAACAAAGAAGTCAAAGCAGTTCAGGGTTCCAGGTTGCGGTGGGATTGGAATAATGCAGCTGGATTTTACATCAGTGGCTCAAGGACAGAAATTAAATAGTCTCTTAGTGACAAATCAAAGGAAGTTGGTCGTCACAATTACGGGCTTCCCATTCGTATACAAAATTATTTGTAGCATTGTCAAAATTAGAAACCATGCTGTTGGTGTCCTTCATCCGTAGGGCAGCGCAAACCTGCTTAGAATTAGGACATCCGGGTTCTCCACCCTGACCCCAGGCCTTGTAACTAGTTGTCTCGCCGTCCACCCACAGCCATTTCCCTGAGAAGAAATGCAGACCAATCCAAacgggctctgtgctttgggtTTTGAGCAACTGTTTGCTAATCAACATCATCTCGGTTTCAGACAGCAGGCTGGCAAGGTCACGGTGGTGCTGCCTGCAGTAGCCCATAGCTTCCTCCCaagttttcctcttcctcaccacgATGGGGCTGTAGCAAAAAAATGTTGTCTTGTAGTCAGGGCCTGCATCATGCCAACCATCGTCAAGTAACATGCCATAGTCTTCTCCATGTTTATGATCAGGCTGATCAAAGGCCCAGAATAATACAGACGCCTCTCCACCTCCGGACCACCtccatttctctgtgtgtgtagaATTTCTATAAAGTCCAATCCAGCTTATCTCAGTGCGTTTCTTCTCAAGTCTCTGGTTGTCGTTTCTGTTGCTAACGTGAGCCAGGTCAGTGTGATGCACCTGGCAGAATTGCTGAGCTTTGTGCCAGGTCATTTTTTCCTCGATGTAGACATACTTGCTTGAAATTGTGGACCAGCTCAGCAGTAGCAGGGTGCAAGAGAAGGttttctccatctgttcctCGTACATCAGGCAGCACAACAAAGGTGTAAATGAGGCTGGGTTTGGTTTTGCACCTTTATTTTGCA harbors:
- the tns1a gene encoding tensin isoform X1; translation: MARLNWCLAAVISWGKFLFACFFPLRGAKRDTPDELEGVHTHTFKLKPFKKAKSCDICKQAITKEGLVCKACRLSCHKKCEVKVTTSCQTSTNHELPPTPQLPLKHVDTPGSARSCKSVEIRRKQSRSQSVVLTMEENYEVDLVYITERIISLCFPIGMEDQGYIANLKEVATMLRSKHGDHYLVLNLSEWRTELSKLNHKVLEFGWPDFHAPALDKICSMCKAIDTWLNGDSHNVVVLHNKGNRGRTGVVVAAYMHYSNISASADQALDRFAMRRFYEDKALPVGQPSQKRYVRYFNGLLSGHIKINNKPLFLHHVIMHGIPNFESKGGCRPFLKIYQAMQPVYTSGIYNVQGDSNTSICITIEPGLLLKGDILLKCYHKRYRGPTRDVVFRVQFHTCAIHDLGVVFGKSELDETFKDDRFPEYGKVEFVFSYAPEKIRGLDHLENGPSVSVDYNTQENLIRCDSYDNFSQRSEDAVDGEREVIHTQGPLDGSLYARVCKKDSLEGVVAINGNPVHENSLASTENQLQHTSSLLQTAEQTLPVIGHASLPAVDHTLSVSSDSGNSTASIKTDRTDEHSQPVHSTVNHNNPAVPHPTLSPQEKKELDQLLSGLEAPTLQRQAYLATSTSPGGGVRHLVPAQVHVNGGHPRLVPVPSTEERETDILDDELPNSQEGNSVDSLGTLSSLEGQATPGDLYYQQEKSVSRQNDGPYLERGVCREKKNEMPMHGVHTPMMQERPVDSVSPQGGYNKYQNGGGMYHSESYGIPPASSPEGNPKLMPRAPERSTSSREAVQRGLNAWHQYSLPDDPFGPPLQSTHSMPQFPTAASQRDIEQSIEALNMLMLDLDPINSHMSKSHSAPSGENILNSSQAPFSQTLSRPSYQGDSAIHRYNNSESVNNPSHQPIWSAGRVSAVPNQSPIMDSQAHLPQRSSSSCQHQKTTPTHTPEPNLHARQGAIHYPIDPSFNFNQHLPVRPANTFPGVSPSPDLQGSSPYQGFSASSSPLPALTPQPKNTSSSSLPQEQDVEEEALNLEGLVAHRIAEYNARIRGISESMTPQQSDRHRSYSFSGVRSRGMTPEVTQDSGRRRTTSEGQYQSSHDSTPMVDSPDFAHSLTLNPGGRPREGQIHSYREVLEDSEVDLVMHSPTFRGGGENSPQTPKFPVSPQTPYFNMSRVPPGLAKTPLSALELKPHDHDSDSNEGEQDNHTSRDSRVQPFNTSFSSTYPSHSSDGRRTGSSDVHSHTPSYANRPTSAEGSQVNVMGVHTVPGSPNTLHRTVATNTPPSPALQRRLGQASPSLARHQPPAGANRDSVPSSPLIGRNPKTAAAGVPPSPLMGRRTAMSGHSTPDDIGPPPSTPAFPVSPQLPEKRHMSTGDVERTDNKNLMAGVGSSAPNLSGTHTLTDVQKSIYDGYPDIKMNVKFVQDTSKFWYKPDISREQAINLLKDREPGAFIIRDSHSFRGAYGLAMKVACPPPTVQQNKKVGDLTNELVRHFLIETSSRGVRLKGCPNEPYFGCLSALVYQHSMTPLALPCKLMIPTKDPNEEALELATPTDPVVELLKQGAVQKVPEEAYACNVLYINSVDMESLTGPQAIAKAISLTLATNPLPAATTVHFKVSMQGITLTDSQRKLFFRRHYPINTITFCDIDPQNRKWGKEGGGSVKLFGFVARKQGSTTDNVSHLFAELDPDQPASAITSFVSKTMKR